DNA from Lactobacillus johnsonii:
CCAAAAGAGTGGGGCATCTATTTCTGGACAAGGTGAATCTCAATCTGGAACCTGGATCTCTACGATTGTGATGCTTGTCCCAACTTTGATTTTTATTGTCATGCTTTGGATGATGATGAATCAAGGTGGACAAGGCCGTGGCGGCGGTATGATGAACTTTGGTAAGTCACATGTTAAGCCACAAGATCCAAGTAAAAACAAGGTTAGATTCTCAGATGTAGCTGGGGAAGAAGAAGAAAAGCAAGAATTGGTTGAAATTGTTGAATTCTTAAAGAATCCAGCAAAATATACTAAATTAGGTGCTCGAATTCCGGCTGGTGTTCTTCTTGAGGGTCCTCCAGGTACTGGTAAAACTTTACTTGCACGTGCAGTTGCAGGTGAAGCCGGTGTACCATTTTATTCAATTTCTGGTTCAGACTTTGTAGAAATGTTTGTCGGTGTTGGTGCATCTCGTGTACGTGATCTGTTTGAAACAGCTAAGAAAAATGCACCAAGTATCATCTTTATTGATGAAATTGATGCTGTTGGACGTAAACGTGGTAATGGCGTAAGTGGTGGCCATGACGAAAGAGAACAAACTTTAAACCAATTACTGGTTGAAATGGATGGTTTCGAAGGTGATGAAGGTGTCATTGTTATGGCAGCTACTAACCGTTCTGATGTTCTTGATCCCGCACTTCTTCGTCCAGGTCGTTTTGACCGTAAAGTTTTAGTTGGTCGCCCAGATGTTAAGGGCCGTGAAGCTATTTTAAAGGTTCATGCTAAGAATAAACCTTTAGCCCCTGATGTTGATTTAAAGGAAGTAGCACGTCAAACTCCTGGCTTCGTTGGTGCTGATCTTGAAAATGTTTTAAACGAAGCTGCTTTAGTTGCTGCTCGTCGTAATAAGACTGAAATTACAGCTTCTGATATTGATGAAGCTGAAGATAGAGTTATTGCCGGCCCAGCTAAGAAAGATACTGTTATTTCTCCAGAAGAAAGAAAACGTGTTGCCTACCACGAAGCAGGACACGCAATTGTTGGATTGGTTCTTAGTGATTCAAGAACTGTTCGTAAGGTTACAATTGTTCCTAGAGGCCGTGCTGGTGGATATAACATCATGCTTCCAAAAGAAGATGAAAACATCATCACTAAGAAGCAGTTGATGGAACAAGTTGCTGGTTTAATGGGTGGTCGTGCTGGTGAAGAAGTAGTTGTGGGCGATAAGTCTACTGGTGCTTCAAATGACTTTGAACAAGCAACTAACATCGCTCGGGGTATGGTTACTCAATATGGTATGACTGATGTTGGTATGACTGAGCTTGAGTCCCCAAGTATGCAATCACCTTATGGAACTAAGCCATATAGTGAAGCTACAGCTGCTAAGATTGATGAAGCAGTTAAAGAAATTCTTGATGAAGGTCATAAACAAGCAGTTGACATCATTAAGAGTCACCGTGAAACTCATAAGATTATTGCAGAAGCCTTACTCAAGTATGAAACTTTAAACGAAAAACAAATTCTTTCATTATTCAAGACTGGTAAAATGCCTGAAAATGATGAAAATGAATTTCCAAGTGAGTCTAAAGCTTCAACTTATGAAGAGGCAAAAGCCGCAATGGAAAAGAAGGATCAACAAAGAGAAGAAACTGAAAACAAGGATGATAAAGAAGATATTCATCCACTTCCTGATGATCATAAGAATATTGATAATATTCCACTTAATCCACCATCTGAAAAGAATGATTCTGAGGATCATAGTTCAGATGAAAATAAGGATGATTAAGAGTTTATTGTAAGAGTGATGGTTAAACTCCTTTCTAATACTGAAATTACAGATTTTAGAAAGGAGTTTTTTGGTATTAAGAATGAAATATTTAAGTAAAAAAGAAAAAAAGATTTTAAAGGTAAGCCTAATAAGTTGTTTAACAACTATAGTTCTCTTTTTCCTTTTATCTACTTTGACCGATTGTAACCCAATCTTTGGGGGAGTTCTGTATAGTGGGGATTTACCAAATCAATATTTGTCCTTCTTTCAATATTATCGTCATTTAATGCTCGGTAATTGGAGTAGCGCAGGATTTAGTTTTCTCAATGGTTTGGGTGGAGATATGGCCGGAAATATTGGCTATTATCTTCTTAGCCCACTCAATTTTATTGTGTTCCTTTTCCCAGCAAGTAAAATGAATATTGCTGTGTATATTATTATCCTGATCAAATTAGGTTTAATGAGTGGAACCTTTACTTGGCTGACTTTGAAATGGTTTAAGTTTAAGTATCAAGCATATCCTGTCTTTTTAGGAATTGCTTATGGCTTAAGCGGATATTCGATTGCCTATGCTGGAAATGTAATGTGGTTTGATGGTTTAGTCTTACTTCCGTTAATTTCCTATGCATTGATCAGAGGAATCAAGAAGAATGTTTGGCTGGCTTACAGTGTTTTACTAGCATGTGCTATCATTTTTAATTACTATATTGGCTACATGATTTGTATCTTTTTAGTAATATTGTTTTTGGCATATACAGTTAACAATTTTGAAAATCGCAAAACTTTTCTTCATCAATTTACCGGTTTTGCAATTAGTTCAATCATTAGTGGGTTAATCAGCGCAGTAGTTATCCTGCCAACTTTCTTTAACCTTTCTAGCAATAAGTTATCTCAGGCAGACTTTAATTCTAATTTTGAAATTAAAACTTTAATTAGTGGCGGAAAAGCTGTTTCAAGATTATTTATTGGTGATACTTACAATGATTGGGCACCAATTTTTGTTGGTACGTTAGTTTTAATTGTATTTATTCTTTACTTTATTGATGGACGTAACTCTATCAAAGAAAGAATTACTAATCTAGTTATTGGACTATTTTTTGTGTTGAGTATTACTGTGCCAAAAATCTATCTCTTTTGGCATGGTGGTCAACAAACTATTGCTTATCCATATCGTTTTGGATTTATTATTGTATTCTGGTTTTTACTTTTGGCGGCAAAAGAACTCTCTAATTTAAGTGAGTATCGAAAAGAAAGTAAAAACGAAAGACTCATTGCTGCTGGAATTTACTTACTTGTTAGTTTAGCAGCTGTATATATTCGTCGTAGAATTGGACCATGGAATGGTTATGCTTGGCTGGCAGTTGTCCTAGTAATTATATTTGGAATCTTGGTTTATTTCTCTGATAAACGATTTGTTCGTGTAACTTTATTATTGGTAGGATTAGTTGAATTAGCCGGTAATGCCTATATTGGTTTGAATCACCTCGGAATGAAAAGTGGAGCATATCCATCTTATGTGTCTGAGAATCAGAGTATTATTTCTCGAATTCCAAATTCTGATAAAACGGGTAGATTGGCTAAAAACTATGAACTAAATAATGATCGCGGTGAGGGATACACTTTTAATTACCGGGGGATGGAAGAATTTTCATCAAATAATGATTCTCGCATTAGTTCATTAATGACTGATCTTGGTTTTTCAACTTTTCGTTATTTCTACTATTATCAAACAGGTACTGTAGTAACAGATGCTATTTTTAATGTAAAAACGTTTATTAATAGTTCACTTTCTAATCAAAGTGTTTCACCAGAATACATTAGCTATGGT
Protein-coding regions in this window:
- a CDS encoding YfhO family protein — encoded protein: MVLRMKYLSKKEKKILKVSLISCLTTIVLFFLLSTLTDCNPIFGGVLYSGDLPNQYLSFFQYYRHLMLGNWSSAGFSFLNGLGGDMAGNIGYYLLSPLNFIVFLFPASKMNIAVYIIILIKLGLMSGTFTWLTLKWFKFKYQAYPVFLGIAYGLSGYSIAYAGNVMWFDGLVLLPLISYALIRGIKKNVWLAYSVLLACAIIFNYYIGYMICIFLVILFLAYTVNNFENRKTFLHQFTGFAISSIISGLISAVVILPTFFNLSSNKLSQADFNSNFEIKTLISGGKAVSRLFIGDTYNDWAPIFVGTLVLIVFILYFIDGRNSIKERITNLVIGLFFVLSITVPKIYLFWHGGQQTIAYPYRFGFIIVFWFLLLAAKELSNLSEYRKESKNERLIAAGIYLLVSLAAVYIRRRIGPWNGYAWLAVVLVIIFGILVYFSDKRFVRVTLLLVGLVELAGNAYIGLNHLGMKSGAYPSYVSENQSIISRIPNSDKTGRLAKNYELNNDRGEGYTFNYRGMEEFSSNNDSRISSLMTDLGFSTFRYFYYYQTGTVVTDAIFNVKTFINSSLSNQSVSPEYISYGLRNDLKNHPVILKQGDKTAYRNETLPFAFAGGLANKLKFKEENPVYNQNLVLNSLTQTKKDVLSYSSKNAEINSKNINLKFKKGKFKAKRTSENPGTITFTYSNLKPDQVGYIRFSKNLMEQIVVLNSYQMKQKPDYRLPFTVSINGKDVHLQQYTDQLIGVQADKDGKLVVKMTLDGKSNEVEFKYPRFVNIDQTALEDKVKKAQNNRMKFSAFRDSYVAGTVKTDKNENLATTIPYSKGWRAEVDGKPVKINRTLKVFIGLKLKPGTHQITFKYRTPGFVIGALLSLIGIIALAVYTVYLKKNKTSISQKTNK
- the ftsH gene encoding ATP-dependent zinc metalloprotease FtsH, which translates into the protein MKNRRNRLLSNGLFYIIVFVILLAGINWAVGGSGSNGSTENIRYSQLVKDLKAGKVKSINVQPSNGVYTVTGSYKKAQKSNNQNNNGFGLIPSSQSSNEVTRFSTTMLQNDSMVKTISDLAQKSGASISGQGESQSGTWISTIVMLVPTLIFIVMLWMMMNQGGQGRGGGMMNFGKSHVKPQDPSKNKVRFSDVAGEEEEKQELVEIVEFLKNPAKYTKLGARIPAGVLLEGPPGTGKTLLARAVAGEAGVPFYSISGSDFVEMFVGVGASRVRDLFETAKKNAPSIIFIDEIDAVGRKRGNGVSGGHDEREQTLNQLLVEMDGFEGDEGVIVMAATNRSDVLDPALLRPGRFDRKVLVGRPDVKGREAILKVHAKNKPLAPDVDLKEVARQTPGFVGADLENVLNEAALVAARRNKTEITASDIDEAEDRVIAGPAKKDTVISPEERKRVAYHEAGHAIVGLVLSDSRTVRKVTIVPRGRAGGYNIMLPKEDENIITKKQLMEQVAGLMGGRAGEEVVVGDKSTGASNDFEQATNIARGMVTQYGMTDVGMTELESPSMQSPYGTKPYSEATAAKIDEAVKEILDEGHKQAVDIIKSHRETHKIIAEALLKYETLNEKQILSLFKTGKMPENDENEFPSESKASTYEEAKAAMEKKDQQREETENKDDKEDIHPLPDDHKNIDNIPLNPPSEKNDSEDHSSDENKDD